Genomic DNA from Scatophagus argus isolate fScaArg1 chromosome 15, fScaArg1.pri, whole genome shotgun sequence:
GCGAGGACGTGTCTGACGGACCGCTCCATGGCCGTGCGCTGTGCAGCTGCCACGGTAACAGCAGCCAGCACCTTCTCCAGCCTTCATCACCTTGTAGATGGACTCAGAGTGAGAATGTGCCTGCTTTCTTCTTGTCGTCCTCTCAGTGTctgctggagctgcagagggaggCAGCGTTCCTGTGGACCAGCGAGTTGGAAAACGTTTCCACTCTGTGCTTCAGAGCCTTCGAAGGTTCCAACTACAACGTGCGAGTGTCTGTTGCCAAACTACTGGGAACTCTGCTGGCGGCTGCTGTGGAGCCCAGACAGCCCACTGGTACGTTAGGTCGTCTGGTGACCCTGCAGCTGTCACAGAGGTTCATCTTTGTGGAGACTAAAGGAGCAGCAGTGTTTCAGTTTGACCTCTGtgtgtttagcctagcttagcacaaagactggaagcagacTGATATTGAACAGCTGAAGTGAATGAGTGACAATCGTTCATTATTAGCACAATATCAGTATTTCAACTCCAACATGGCGGCTGCAGCCTCCTCTTGATGAGACATTCAAGTTACTGGACGTAACACCGGTTCACTGAGTGTGATTCATTATCAGCCAAGCTTTAATTTGGTCTGCAGTcgaaacagaaacacacccaGCTTATAACCATGAagtgaacaaaaagaagaagctaAAGCACAAGTTTTAACACTTTCAGTGCAAAACAAGGCCTTTGTATTCAAATCAAAGTTCTGTGTGGGCAGTCTGACAGCAGGAAAAGACACAGCACTAACAACCAAGCATCTTTATCAAGTCAGGAAGTCTTGCAGTGTCATGGAATTCCAGGCAGGGAACATCAGGACAGATGTGtgttgatggatggatgatgagGCGTTtagcttctctctttctctctttttatatttatttctctcCAAGCAGCCCCCAGACAGGGTGGGCGGGGCCGAAGCTCcctggaggaggtgatggaTTTGTTGTCAGGGGGGTTCCTGCGGGGCGGGGCCGGTTTCCTCCGAGCCAGTGGAGACATGCTGAAGGGGACGAGCTCCGTTGGCAAGGACGTCCGAATCGGAGTCACACAGGTGGGTTGTTGTAGCCGTCTTTGAATTTCGGCGGCTGAAGAGTAAAtgactcctcctcttcctcctcaggcCTGCGTGGTCTTTGTCTCCACTCTGGGTGGCACCTGGTTGGAGACAAACTTCCAGGccttcctgtccctgctgaTGGAGCTGGCGTCCCATAGCAGGGCCACACAAACGCCAGGCGATGCCACGGTGACCCGCCGCTGCGTCTCCTTCATCCTGAGGAGCACCCTGGGGTCTCTGCTGGGAGAGAAGGCTCAGACCAACGCTGCCAAACAGCTGTGCCTCGCTGTGGCCACACAGAAACGAGCCATCGGTGAGCAGAGAGGCTCAAAGACGCCATGTTCCCTATGTGTACTGTGTACATGAGAGGCATGTGatatcaggtgtgtgtgtgtatgtgtgtgtgtttagatgcAGCTCTGACTGATGGAAATGTGGAGACCAGAGTTTGGTCTGCAGACGTCTCAGCCAGTCAGCATGTGTTGGTCTGCTGCCTGCTGGAACTGGGAGGACTCATACAGGGACTGAGATCCACCGCCGCCCCCCTCctcactgacagcagcacaggtctgtcacacactcacacacacacagatgtgtatCTGTCATCTAGAGGAGGAGAGCCGATGTCTCCAGACGGGGGATCAGTGGGAGGTGATTGTGTATGAAAAACATCTGATTCGATGGAATCAGGGGCTGTTGGtgtcctccttctgtctgtccatgACTGAGTTCACTTGGTTAAACCACAGGGACAGGTTTTAAATGTCTACAGGAACTCAACATGGTGACACGATTCGCCTGATTGGTTTCAGGTTCACTAGAAATCTGCTGCAGGAGGTTGACCTGGTTTGTCTGGCTGCTGATGTCCTGTTTGTCCATACAGCCCTCCTGGACACGGTGatctccatcctcctccatcctgccGCCTCTGCCCGGCTGGCTGCCGCCTGGTGCCTGCGCTGCATTGCCGTGGCGATGCCGTCCCAGGGTTCCTTGCTGCTGGATCACTGTGCTGAGCGGTTGGTGGCTCTGAAGTCTTCCCCTGAAGCTGTAGCCGGCTATGGAGCTGCTGTCGCCGCCCTGGTGGCTGCAGTGCAGCACTGCCCTCTGGGAATACCACACACCAAAGGGATGGTGGGTAAAATCTGCAGGATATGGCCCAAACTTGAgttgaaaacattcaaaaaagaacaaattcaaCAGAGCGTGAAGAAACAACCGTGGTGACATTTTGCCAAACATGTCTGTATGTTGTTGCAGAGATATCTACTGAacttagcatgctaaccagctagcctcGGCCCGCCCTGTCACCACTTTGCCCCTCTAGAGGTGATTGTCTGAGGTCTTAATCCTCGTCTGAGCTGCTGTTCGTCACCTTCATAATGTCTCCCCTCGAACTGGACTCTGCTGGTCTCAGAGACCAGTCCCGTTCTGGAGTTAGCTCCACTGCTAACTGAGCTAATTGGCTAACAGTAGCtataactacagcaaacagtgaGCAAATTCTGGCCTTATCTTATATGTTCCACCTTGTATGTGCTGCATACCACATGAATGCAACTTAATGGTAGTTTATAACCACGGTGTCATGAAAGGAGCCAAAGtatgacactgtgtgtgtgtgtgtgtgtgtgtgtgtgtgtgtgtgtgtgtttgcgtgtgtgcgcgtgcgtgtgtgtagctGGTGCTGGGTCTGGCTGAAGACCTGCTGCGTTCAGCCTCTCAGAACAGTCGCATGTCTCTGCAGAGGACTCAGGCTGGCTGGCTGCTCATCTCCTCGCTCATCACTTTAGGTAAAAACTCCTGAAGGTTTCTGAGAGAAATGCATCGAGACTTCAGGACAAACATTAGTTTTTGCTCTGCTAGGAATAAACATTAATAATGAAACAAGTTGTCATCCAAAGGTTGAGTTTTATAAGCTGTGTTGTGTAAGACCTAAGATTAAACACACtttgctttacttttatttaaatgaggAGTTTTGGTTAACGTGTGTCCAGGTCCAGCTGTCATAGAGCACCACCTGTCCCGTCTCCTCCGGCTGTGGCGGTGCGTGTTTCCGGCTTCGCTCAGAGAGCAGGAGATGGAGCTGCGACGAGGGGACTACTTTACGTGGCAGGTTACGCTAGAAGGACGTTCCGGGGCGCTCTGTGGTTAGTCCACTTTCTCTGGGAGTCTCAGttcaaattaaacagaaatacGCACTGTTACACCACTGACTTCATGTAAAGATGGTCGACATGAGAGCTCCTCAAAAGTGAAGTCCAAACATCtgcatcgccccctggtggctggctgcagtatagctcataagctcctccccctccatgttagcagatgggacgtGAGCCAAACTAAGAACTCATTACGTCAACTAAACTACTCATCAAATCagtttttcccaaagatggattctgtcattttaggtagttcttatcgTGCTGACGTTTGTTCAACTGTTCATTTTActgatcagtttgtttttaattagttatttgatgctataaaatgATCACTACAGCACAGACTCTGACTCCAactgacatcaccagaacaggatggcagcactcgtatcaggGATGTTGTGGCTTCACTTTGCACagggggaggaagtggagaggcTTCGGCCATCTTTATATGTCAGTGGTTCAGatgtggaaaaacatttaaaaatacagatgtGACGTGACAATGTTGAAATTCAAAGCTCCAATTGGTTCTTGAAAGATAAAAGTTGTTGTGTCTGAACAGCGATGAAgaacctgctgctgcactgcagggAGCTCGTCACcgatgacatcatcagccaTCTGCTCACGCCATTGGCCTGCGCTGTGACCCTGCTCACTAAGTCAGTACCTGCTTGGTTGTctttaagacacacacacacacacactgattcatccgctgctgaaaatagtccctgaCAAACGTactgtttccttctgtttgtttgattaaaaactACAGTAAGCAGCTGATTCGTGAAGTTAGTGAACATTTTAATCGTGAAATTCTGTGTTTGCGAAGAGTGTTTGAGCACAAGGACTCTAACTGACACATTTCTGATAACATTaggtaaaatattaaaatctctTTGTGGCCTCAGTAGCTTTATCTACTTAAATTACCctaattgttttgtttggatttgttgacagtaaaaaatataaaatattgtggAACAAAGAACCCAccataaatgttttctcttttctgtgtgtgcgtgtgtgcgtgtgtgtgtgtgcgtgcaggttGCCTGCTCTCCTCAGGTCTTACAGCACTTCAGTTCGTGGATTTTCCGTGGTCTACAGACTGCGAGTGTACGAGCTGCTCGCTCTGCTGCCTCCACACAGCTACCAAGGTGACATCACACCTCCTTCActccttcactctctccttcctctcctcctttgtttcatctctttcttcctctgtggtgcctcatctttttttattttatcagagTTACTTCTGACTTTTTATATCAGAAtagatttttgtcattttttttctttgtgttccttcttttcttcccctctttccttccgttgtgttttcatttctcttcgGCTTcttccatcttcttcctctcgCTTGTCTCATTCCCTCATGCTATTCACCGTATCTCCCCTCGAGCCGTCAGAATGTTGTTTTCCCAGTAGAAGCACCTGAACAGCCTGTCTGCTCCTCCTGTAGAGAGTTTCGGTTTGGTGATGAACCAGCTGGTGACTGATCTGTCCGGTCAGGACAACCTGAACCAGCCGTGTTCAGAGCTCACCCTGCTGCCTCCGCTCTGTCACCGTGACGACCTGCCACTTGTCGGCCCCGCCCTGCTTGATACCGACCACAGATACATTGAGGAACAGGTGACGTGTGCTGGACGCTGGTTGGACTTCATTCTGATGAAGCAGTGAAGGGGACAGCACGGGACTGAAGAGCGTTTCattgtgtttggttttcagcTCCATGGCAGCAGTGTGGGAGGAGACTCTCTGGACAACGACTCCTTCAGGCTGTGTGAGAGGACTGATGAAgctcctgctgctcttcctcctcctgtcgcGCTGACCGCTGCTGCTGTCCGTCTCTTCGGAGTGCTCTTCCCGCACATCATCTCCGCTCAGAGGTAACTCACCTGCTGTCAGTCGGGACAGGTTGACCATTTTGAATGCCCGTGTTGACAGCGTGTTGCAGCTCAGGAGGTTTAAGGCCCTGTAAAGCTGACCTGTGGATAATAGCTTCTCTGCGTTTGTCAGAGTGAAGATATTGGAGCAGTTTGTGGAAACAGTGAATCAGCTGAAGGGTCAACGTCAACAGACTGTCCAGACGCACGTCTGTGCTGCCCTCTGCAGTCTGCTCAAGGTACTACACCTGCCAGCATCCACAATCAAACCACTCAGGCGTGTGcgggcttgtgtgtgtttcacaaatATTTGCTCACAACCAGCACTGTTTGTTCTTGCTTTCTGTTGAGTCTCATTtatgtcatcattttatttagtctatttttcctcTACAAGCTGAACATAAACCCCTGACGTATTAACACTTTATAAAGTTGTAGTTTCTAAGGAAAACTAACCGTGccctcctcctcagcaccaGGCCGGGTTTAGGGGGTCTCTGGGGCCAGAGGAAGTGCGTTCCCCAGCGTTGTCCCTCCTGTCGGGGGCGCTGGAGAGCGTCAGTCCTTTGCTGCGCTGCCTGGCTGGCGAAGGTCTGGCTCGGCTGGTTCAGGTGGTCGGAGACCCCGGCTTCACCGTCTCCGTCTGCCTGCTCTGCTTTGACAGGTGGGAGGATGTTCACATACAGCTTTTAACTGAAGATGCTGTTGGAGTGGACACTCACTGCAAGAGAGGATCTTTGGGAAGGCTTGAGTTTTggataaaatgaaatgtctgtaatttcttttcagtctgtttcctgtctttgttgtcACGATCCAAAAATATTCGTCACAGTCATGGAATGAACTGGAAATAGTTCCAAAAAGCTTTAAATTACTGTGAGTTATCGCCGTGATGCTTCAATACACACAGTTGATGTCTGGAGAGCATCTGGAACCAGAACTCTCGTTTTGGTTTCTGAGCTCCACGTGGTGCAGCGTTGTCCTGCTGTACACCTCTTTACACTCTGAAAGACAGACCCCTCAATTTCATagtgaaacagaaatgtatAAAGAAGCTGTAGAAATAAATATGTTTGGGGAGGTAAAAGGAGGGAGACTCAGACAGACGCCCCTGTactcagcagctcctcagcaACGCATTCTTGCCGATACACAGCCCTAGTACTACTGCTATTACGTGCAGTacactgctactgctgctactgctgctactgctgctactgctgctactgcgCTCTCACTAACGGTGTCATCCTGACTGTCCAGGCTGAAGACGGCTCGGGACGCGGCGTCTCGCAGTGGCTATGCTCTGGCTCTGGGGGCGCTGCACCGCTACTCCGGAGGAATCAGCTCACCTCAACACCTGTCCACCTGCCTGGGAGTCCTGTTCACTCTGAGCCAGGACAGCACCTCTCCTGAGGTCCAGGTACACGCACACGTCTGTCCACACGTTTGTCGTCTGTAACTTTAATTTTTAGATTAtagatttttttgggggggcagtcgtggatcagcggttagggtgtcggacccgtaaccggtgggtcgctggtttgattcccccgtaccggtgtccatggctgaggtacccttgagcaaggtacctaacccccactgctccccgggcgctgcacgcggtcgcccactgccccgggtttgctgtgtgtgtgtgtgtgtgtgtgcacgtcacttgggtgggttaaatgcagagcacgaatttcgttggagtgagttccctccaatgacaaaatatgtcactttctttctttctttctttaagtcACTCAGAGATTTACACATTGGCTGCTAAAGCAAGTTTTAACCTGCAGCAGCATTTTAGACAAGTGATGACCAGACAGAATGTCCTCACTTTGTGTCCGTCCAGACCTGGTCTCTCCACAGTCTGTCTCTGGTGGTGGACCTGTCCAGCGGTCTGTACCGTGCGCACGCCGAGCCGTCCTTCACTCTGGTGCTCCGGCTGTTGCTGTCGGCTCCGCCCACCCACCCTGAGGTGCATCACAGCCTGGGACGCTGCCTGCACGCGCTCATCACCTGCCTGGGCCCCGACCTCCAAGGTACTGCTCAGGTGTAGCACtgatgtgcctgtgtgtgtcaggtggagtgcatcagtgatgtgtgtgtgttttatgtgtcgGGCGAAGGTGCAGCCGCGTCCGGTCTGCGCTCCAGCTGTCTGGTCGGATGTGGAGTGATGCAGGCCGGTTCAGACTGTGTGGTTCAGGCCAGAGccatttcctgtctgcagcagctgcacatgTTCTCACCCCCGCATGTGGACCTGTCTAGCCTCGTGcctgcactgtgtgtgagtACACCTGACTTCACTCCGTTTACGTCCACCATTTGTCACGTGCTTTCGGtatgtgcagtgaaatgtgGGGCTGATGTGGGAACATCTGCAAGACGATGTGTAAGCCTGATGCGTGTTAGTAACATCTACAGACAAAGTTTTTAAGTTACCCACCACACTCAGATCAGTTTTTACCCTCAGCGAGTGCTGCACTCTttttctggtgacatcatttgaagccagagtctgtgcagatCGGGAGGTGGAGCCGTGGGCTCAAGTTCCCGCCCCCATACTCATTTGAACtaatcaggagcagcgctcagctgtcaatcatgacatttcgGCCCCTTTTTATcgcatcaaataactaattaaagcAAACTGTGATGATTAGCAGGGTCTGTAGTGACTGATTGGTATCAGTCTGTGTATTAAAGTCAGTACGTCAAAGACGTAACGTTGATTTCATCCTGTCGAGCCTCCGTGAAAACTGTTCGTGCTGTCAGTCTGGCGGCTAAAACTCAAAGACTAAAGTGAtgaatatatgaaaaataaaaggtcTTATTTTCAGTACAGGAATGtgttgtaaatgtttgtgttaaaagatcgtcctgttgttgtctgtgttggaCTACAGACGAGTGTTCATGTGCAgtcagacgtgtgtgtgtgtgtgtgtttttgactcTGTCTTGTGTCTTGCAGGAGATCTTGTTGGATTATTCCAAGTTGGTAGGTCCTCCGTCAGGCCTGAAGCTGCTGCTTGTCTCACCTGTCACTGAAACACTGTTTGAATGCATCGTATTGATCTGTTGATTAGGAATTACTTACACTGAGCCCTAACACTTTCCTGTTGCTTTTGATGCTGAATTAACGGGCTGGTTTTCCTGTGGCGGACTGACGGCTCTAACACTGTCCTGTCCCACGtccctgctgcctgtctgtgtcctctgtaGTCAGTCTGCTCAGCATCTCCTCTAGAGATGAACGTCTGAAAGGATCCCTCAGTTCACCACCATGTGAGAGGAACAGATTCTGAGGAGGAATTTGTGATTAATGGATGGAAACGTTTTAATCTGCGAGACGTTGGTGTTCTGTTAGAGTGATTAATCATCTGTTCAGGAGTTAATCACAAGATTCGGTCATGAGGATCGTTACTGTTGgtcaaacacatttcagatgAGGTGTGTGATGATATAACCTCTCTACTGTAATGGATTCAGCCGTTCTAACgcagaaatatcaaaacaaaaatattggaTAGAGAATGTTATTgattagttttttaaaaaacatgatgGTCATAAAGATGCTGAGCGGACTGATAGTCAGCGTGAGTCTGGAGGAAACACCTGCAGCTGCATGCTTCCTCTGATGAACCTTGAACCTGGCAACATCAGGTGtcagctccactgtgtgtgtgtgtgtgtgtgtgtgtgtgtgtgtgtgtgcgtgcgtgcgcgccCCCGCCCCCGACAGGCCCACCTGTGCAGCTCCTACCTGTGTCTGCGTCGGGCCGTGGTGGCGTGTCTGCGGCAGCTCGTCCAGCGTGAGGCTCTGGAGGTTTGTGGACACGCCGTGACTCTGGTCAAAGAGCTGCCCAGGCGAGACAACACACAGCTGGGTGAGACGCTCCTGCTCATCGAGACGTCCGATAGTTAAATCGGTGGCTTAGGGGGCAgcagtgtgtagtgtgtgtCGACTGTTCTGTAAGAAGCACGTGTAGAACTCATCTGTTATCACGTTGGAGTCGCCTGCCAACATCCCATGCGGGTCAAACTCCAGTCAGAGCGTATTCGCTTTGATTTGTTGTAATGATAACTTTTaaagtgcttttatttgtgCAGTAGTTTCTTTCATACAAGAAACGCAGCTCATGTAAAAAGACAGCTTGGACATGAAAACGAGgatagaaaatgaatgtaagcatgaaaatacagagaaacaaaggtGACAAAACTACaataattaactttttaatttcatatcCTGTCACCGCACAcatctgtgcacacactcacatcctgACGCTGTGCAGATGTCACCATAAAGGAGGTGGGTCTGGAAGGAGCTCTGTTCACTCTGTTGGACCGCGAGTCTGATCCAGGTCTGAGGAGGGACATCCAGGAGACTCTGGTCCACATGATGGCGTCCAGCGCCACCAGTGGCAAACTGGGACACTGGCTCAAACTCTGCAAGGACGTCCTGTCCGCAACCACGGGTGGGTCGAATCTGTCAACCCGTCTCAGTGTCTCTCAGGTGTATGTGATGAATCTGTATAATAATCCATCTGGCGTTTAGTGTGTGTGACGTGTAAACGGCTTCAGAttctgtttttcaaaacaaagaaaatgaggtTCACTTTAAAAAGGAGCTTGAAATCCATTTACACACATCTCCAGTGATTTACTAACTTATTCCTGTCAGCCGCACCTGAAGGTTGTTTTACTTTTGGGAAGGTTTAAGTGGGACTGATGAAGACCTGTGGGTGGTGTTCACAGCCGGGGGAAAAGCTGTGGTCCTTGAGTTTCTGGGGTCGTGAGTAAACTTTGACTCTCGTTCAGACTGTCGGGCTCCGGTGGAGGCGAGTCAGGAGGACGAGGAGGCGGACCCCGCCAAAGACGACGACTCCTCTGCTTTCAGAGCCCGGTCGGAGTCCGGCGGGCCGTTCACGGCCCTGCGCTGGGCCACGCGCCGCTTTGccatggagtgtgtgtgtcgcaTCATCGCTCAGTGTGAGACCGCAGACCCAGC
This window encodes:
- the heatr5a gene encoding HEAT repeat-containing protein 5A isoform X2, translated to MERAHSLLLNEEACSQLGEHQRAEFIFEWLNHLKKLLPVTDRADIRQNQRRLTDQLSAVLIGSPGPPSRWLLAHCLALLFRVGDPVPSSLLVERCNDIIRSKDDSPSGLPTRLAAIACLGALFEQLGRILVGSFKDTLANLLKAMKSAESQGRYEIMLSLEKILQGLGVSAVPGHRDVYKVARTCLTDRSMAVRCAAATCLLELQREAAFLWTSELENVSTLCFRAFEGSNYNVRVSVAKLLGTLLAAAVEPRQPTAPRQGGRGRSSLEEVMDLLSGGFLRGGAGFLRASGDMLKGTSSVGKDVRIGVTQACVVFVSTLGGTWLETNFQAFLSLLMELASHSRATQTPGDATVTRRCVSFILRSTLGSLLGEKAQTNAAKQLCLAVATQKRAIDAALTDGNVETRVWSADVSASQHVLVCCLLELGGLIQGLRSTAAPLLTDSSTALLDTVISILLHPAASARLAAAWCLRCIAVAMPSQGSLLLDHCAERLVALKSSPEAVAGYGAAVAALVAAVQHCPLGIPHTKGMLVLGLAEDLLRSASQNSRMSLQRTQAGWLLISSLITLGPAVIEHHLSRLLRLWRCVFPASLREQEMELRRGDYFTWQVTLEGRSGALCAMKNLLLHCRELVTDDIISHLLTPLACAVTLLTKLPALLRSYSTSVRGFSVVYRLRVYELLALLPPHSYQESFGLVMNQLVTDLSGQDNLNQPCSELTLLPPLCHRDDLPLVGPALLDTDHRYIEEQLHGSSVGGDSLDNDSFRLCERTDEAPAALPPPVALTAAAVRLFGVLFPHIISAQRVKILEQFVETVNQLKGQRQQTVQTHVCAALCSLLKHQAGFRGSLGPEEVRSPALSLLSGALESVSPLLRCLAGEGLARLVQVVGDPGFTVSVCLLCFDRLKTARDAASRSGYALALGALHRYSGGISSPQHLSTCLGVLFTLSQDSTSPEVQTWSLHSLSLVVDLSSGLYRAHAEPSFTLVLRLLLSAPPTHPEVHHSLGRCLHALITCLGPDLQGAAASGLRSSCLVGCGVMQAGSDCVVQARAISCLQQLHMFSPPHVDLSSLVPALCEILLDYSKLAHLCSSYLCLRRAVVACLRQLVQREALEVCGHAVTLVKELPRRDNTQLDVTIKEVGLEGALFTLLDRESDPGLRRDIQETLVHMMASSATSGKLGHWLKLCKDVLSATTDCRAPVEASQEDEEADPAKDDDSSAFRARSESGGPFTALRWATRRFAMECVCRIIAQCETADPAHFDMALAQERRLHESTDFLVLHLGELVRMAFMAATDHSDQLRLAGLQTLLVIIRRFSAVPEPEFPGHVILEQYQANVGAALRPAFAADAPPDVTAKACQVCSAWIASGVVSDLRDLRRVHQLLASSLAKVHAGRDTSSQLYNEATATMETLAVLKAWAEVYIVAVQRSTQEGSPAQTPELTSYSSGSESGGAGLLRLVQSDLPTLSRLWLAALQDYALLTLPQEYASQLPATGGSLYTAETANQARAHYSSSWAPILHATSLWLHSTGFVMSDDTPATLSRPATPTSMGHTGSRSPEDVNTDRLHLILGISVEFLCSPHSEDQMENITSCLQALQALLDVSWPRAKFGNDQALSVELLSVLHRLMVTRESASVQLAVLDLLRQVVSAAQEHIREKRHSAEVDDGAAEKETLPEFGEGRDTGGLIPGRSLVFGALELCLCVLVRKLPQLSPKLAGTSPTGPGGSVWILSDGDCRLVSSALLVLSELPSVCSPEGSVSVLPTVLYLLLGVFRELVHLPSTHSVAPGVDSAGGAGLGSVVQSALQSLKSVVTCPMSRQEKSRGAWKLLLRSALTTLLGLWDTGGVVDQVSLLTALTVFLLSAGPDVCTVEPLHTVCLQRFIASMDAKDPLVVRRCHQLLTSVFQAPPAVAVPYIQALGPPLLGFLQKVERSRPQSQEELMGVLEGVRAMEALVQAAEESQRAQLVAVLLPILISFLLDENALGSAPATSRSLHEAALKDLMRLGPQHSAVFRSLIASSPHLKSRLEAAVKGNQESLNAKASSANTATHSTAKSSPSITLKTNFL
- the heatr5a gene encoding HEAT repeat-containing protein 5A isoform X1, which gives rise to MERAHSLLLNEEACSQLGEHQRAEFIFEWLNHLKKLLPVTDRADIRQNQRRLTDQLSAVLIGSPGPPSRWLLAHCLALLFRVGDPVPSSLLVERCNDIIRSKDDSPSGLPTRLAAIACLGALFEQLGRILVGSFKDTLANLLKAMKSAESQGRYEIMLSLEKILQGLGVSAVPGHRDVYKVARTCLTDRSMAVRCAAATCLLELQREAAFLWTSELENVSTLCFRAFEGSNYNVRVSVAKLLGTLLAAAVEPRQPTAAPRQGGRGRSSLEEVMDLLSGGFLRGGAGFLRASGDMLKGTSSVGKDVRIGVTQACVVFVSTLGGTWLETNFQAFLSLLMELASHSRATQTPGDATVTRRCVSFILRSTLGSLLGEKAQTNAAKQLCLAVATQKRAIDAALTDGNVETRVWSADVSASQHVLVCCLLELGGLIQGLRSTAAPLLTDSSTALLDTVISILLHPAASARLAAAWCLRCIAVAMPSQGSLLLDHCAERLVALKSSPEAVAGYGAAVAALVAAVQHCPLGIPHTKGMLVLGLAEDLLRSASQNSRMSLQRTQAGWLLISSLITLGPAVIEHHLSRLLRLWRCVFPASLREQEMELRRGDYFTWQVTLEGRSGALCAMKNLLLHCRELVTDDIISHLLTPLACAVTLLTKLPALLRSYSTSVRGFSVVYRLRVYELLALLPPHSYQESFGLVMNQLVTDLSGQDNLNQPCSELTLLPPLCHRDDLPLVGPALLDTDHRYIEEQLHGSSVGGDSLDNDSFRLCERTDEAPAALPPPVALTAAAVRLFGVLFPHIISAQRVKILEQFVETVNQLKGQRQQTVQTHVCAALCSLLKHQAGFRGSLGPEEVRSPALSLLSGALESVSPLLRCLAGEGLARLVQVVGDPGFTVSVCLLCFDRLKTARDAASRSGYALALGALHRYSGGISSPQHLSTCLGVLFTLSQDSTSPEVQTWSLHSLSLVVDLSSGLYRAHAEPSFTLVLRLLLSAPPTHPEVHHSLGRCLHALITCLGPDLQGAAASGLRSSCLVGCGVMQAGSDCVVQARAISCLQQLHMFSPPHVDLSSLVPALCEILLDYSKLAHLCSSYLCLRRAVVACLRQLVQREALEVCGHAVTLVKELPRRDNTQLDVTIKEVGLEGALFTLLDRESDPGLRRDIQETLVHMMASSATSGKLGHWLKLCKDVLSATTDCRAPVEASQEDEEADPAKDDDSSAFRARSESGGPFTALRWATRRFAMECVCRIIAQCETADPAHFDMALAQERRLHESTDFLVLHLGELVRMAFMAATDHSDQLRLAGLQTLLVIIRRFSAVPEPEFPGHVILEQYQANVGAALRPAFAADAPPDVTAKACQVCSAWIASGVVSDLRDLRRVHQLLASSLAKVHAGRDTSSQLYNEATATMETLAVLKAWAEVYIVAVQRSTQEGSPAQTPELTSYSSGSESGGAGLLRLVQSDLPTLSRLWLAALQDYALLTLPQEYASQLPATGGSLYTAETANQARAHYSSSWAPILHATSLWLHSTGFVMSDDTPATLSRPATPTSMGHTGSRSPEDVNTDRLHLILGISVEFLCSPHSEDQMENITSCLQALQALLDVSWPRAKFGNDQALSVELLSVLHRLMVTRESASVQLAVLDLLRQVVSAAQEHIREKRHSAEVDDGAAEKETLPEFGEGRDTGGLIPGRSLVFGALELCLCVLVRKLPQLSPKLAGTSPTGPGGSVWILSDGDCRLVSSALLVLSELPSVCSPEGSVSVLPTVLYLLLGVFRELVHLPSTHSVAPGVDSAGGAGLGSVVQSALQSLKSVVTCPMSRQEKSRGAWKLLLRSALTTLLGLWDTGGVVDQVSLLTALTVFLLSAGPDVCTVEPLHTVCLQRFIASMDAKDPLVVRRCHQLLTSVFQAPPAVAVPYIQALGPPLLGFLQKVERSRPQSQEELMGVLEGVRAMEALVQAAEESQRAQLVAVLLPILISFLLDENALGSAPATSRSLHEAALKDLMRLGPQHSAVFRSLIASSPHLKSRLEAAVKGNQESLNAKASSANTATHSTAKSSPSITLKTNFL